The Salmonella enterica subsp. houtenae serovar Houten genome has a segment encoding these proteins:
- the yhdV gene encoding lipoprotein has translation MKKLIPVALLTTLLAGCAHDSPCVPVYDDQGRLVHTNTCMKGTTQDNWETAGAIAGGAAAVAGLTMGIIALSK, from the coding sequence ATGAAAAAACTAATTCCAGTTGCATTGCTTACCACCTTATTGGCAGGTTGTGCACATGATTCTCCCTGCGTACCGGTTTATGACGATCAAGGGCGGCTGGTTCATACCAATACATGTATGAAAGGTACAACACAGGATAACTGGGAGACGGCAGGTGCTATCGCTGGCGGCGCTGCGGCGGTAGCAGGATTGACGATGGGTATCATTGCGCTTTCTAAATGA
- the acrF gene encoding acriflavin resistance protein F, whose protein sequence is MANFFIRRPIFAWVLAIILMMAGALAIMQLPVAQYPTIAPPAVSISATYPGADAQTVQDTVTQVIEQNMNGIDNLMYMSSTSDSAGSVTITLTFQSGTDPDIAQVQVQNKLQLATPLLPQEVQQQGISVEKSSSSFLMVAGFVSDNPNTTQDDISDYVASNIKDSVSRLNGVGDVQLFGAQYAMRIWLDANLLNKYQLTPVDVINQLKVQNDQIAAGQLGGTPALPGQQLNASIIAQTRLKDPQEFGKVTLRVNADGSVVHLKDVARIELGGENYNVVARINGKPASGLGIKLATGANALDTATAIKAKLAELQPFFPQGMKVVYPYDTTPFVKISIHEVVKTLFEAIILVFLVMYLFLQNIRATLIPTIAVPVVLLGTFAILAAFGYSINTLTMFGMVLAIGLLVDDAIVVVENVERVMMEDNLSPREATEKSMSQIQGALVGIAMVLSAVFIPMAFFGGSTGAIYRQFSITIVSAMALSVLVALILTPALCATLLKPVSAEHHEKKSGFFGWFNARFDHSVNHYTNSVSGIVRNTGRYLIIYLLIVVGMAVLFLRLPTSFLPEEDQGVFLTMIQLPSGATQERTQKVLDQVTHYYLNNEKANVESVFTVNGFSFSGQGQNSGMAFVSLKPWEERSGEKNSVEAVIARATRAFSQIRDGLVFPFNMPAIVELGTATGFDFELIDQGGLGHDALTKARNQLLGMVAQHPDLLVRVRPNGLEDTPQFKLDVDQEKAQALGVSLSDINETISAALGGYYVNDFIDRGRVKKVYVQADAQFRMLPEDINNLYVRSANGEMVPFSTFSSARWIYGSPRLERYNGMPSMELLGEAAPGRSTGEAMALMENLASRLPNGIGYDWTGMSYQERLSGNQAPALYAISLIVVFLCLAALYESWSIPFSVMLVVPLGVVGALLAASLRGLNNDVYFQVGLLTTIGLSAKNAILIVEFAKDLMEKEGRGLIEATLEASRMRLRPILMTSLAFILGVMPLVISRGAGSGAQNAVGTGVMGGMLTATLLAIFFVPVFFVVVKRRFNRHHD, encoded by the coding sequence ATGGCAAACTTTTTTATTAGACGTCCTATTTTCGCCTGGGTTCTGGCCATTATCCTGATGATGGCGGGCGCGCTGGCAATAATGCAACTTCCCGTTGCGCAGTACCCAACCATTGCGCCGCCAGCGGTTTCTATTTCTGCGACCTATCCTGGCGCGGATGCGCAAACGGTACAGGATACGGTTACTCAGGTCATCGAACAAAATATGAACGGCATCGATAACCTGATGTATATGTCCTCTACCAGCGACTCTGCCGGTAGCGTGACCATCACCCTGACCTTCCAGTCCGGAACCGATCCGGATATCGCGCAGGTTCAGGTGCAAAATAAATTGCAGCTCGCCACGCCTTTACTGCCGCAAGAAGTCCAGCAGCAGGGGATTAGCGTTGAAAAATCCAGCAGCAGCTTTTTGATGGTCGCCGGGTTCGTCTCGGATAATCCGAACACTACCCAGGACGACATCTCCGACTATGTCGCCTCTAACATTAAGGATTCTGTCAGCCGTCTGAATGGCGTGGGCGACGTTCAGCTGTTTGGCGCGCAGTACGCCATGCGTATCTGGCTGGATGCGAATCTGCTAAATAAATACCAGCTTACGCCGGTTGACGTCATCAACCAGTTAAAAGTACAGAACGACCAGATTGCGGCAGGCCAACTGGGCGGCACGCCGGCATTACCGGGCCAGCAGCTTAACGCCTCAATCATCGCCCAAACGCGTCTGAAAGATCCGCAAGAGTTCGGCAAAGTTACGTTGCGCGTCAATGCCGACGGTTCTGTCGTCCATCTCAAAGATGTCGCGCGTATTGAGCTTGGCGGTGAAAACTATAACGTTGTAGCGCGCATTAACGGTAAACCGGCCTCCGGTCTCGGTATTAAACTGGCAACTGGCGCCAATGCGCTGGATACCGCAACCGCCATCAAAGCGAAACTGGCGGAGCTGCAGCCTTTCTTCCCTCAGGGAATGAAGGTGGTTTATCCTTATGACACAACACCCTTCGTAAAAATATCTATTCACGAAGTGGTAAAAACGCTGTTTGAAGCGATTATTCTGGTGTTCCTGGTCATGTATCTGTTTTTACAGAATATCAGGGCAACACTGATTCCTACTATCGCTGTTCCTGTCGTGTTACTAGGCACTTTTGCGATACTCGCCGCCTTTGGCTATTCCATCAATACCCTGACGATGTTCGGCATGGTACTGGCGATAGGACTGCTGGTTGACGATGCGATAGTGGTCGTAGAAAACGTTGAACGTGTGATGATGGAGGATAACCTTTCTCCCCGAGAGGCGACGGAAAAATCCATGTCGCAGATTCAGGGAGCGCTGGTGGGTATCGCGATGGTACTGTCTGCGGTATTTATCCCGATGGCCTTTTTTGGCGGCTCGACCGGGGCAATTTATCGCCAGTTCTCTATTACGATTGTTTCAGCAATGGCGCTATCCGTTCTGGTTGCGTTGATTCTGACGCCAGCGCTATGCGCTACGCTGCTTAAACCCGTATCTGCTGAACATCACGAGAAAAAAAGCGGCTTCTTTGGCTGGTTCAATGCCAGGTTTGACCACAGCGTTAACCACTATACTAACAGCGTAAGCGGTATCGTACGTAATACGGGTCGCTATCTCATTATCTATCTACTTATTGTAGTCGGAATGGCGGTTCTGTTTTTACGCCTCCCGACCTCCTTCCTGCCGGAAGAAGATCAGGGGGTATTCCTGACCATGATTCAGCTCCCCTCTGGCGCTACGCAAGAACGTACGCAGAAAGTGCTGGATCAAGTCACTCATTACTACCTGAATAATGAAAAAGCGAACGTCGAAAGCGTGTTTACCGTAAACGGCTTTAGCTTTAGCGGTCAGGGGCAGAACTCAGGGATGGCATTTGTCAGCCTTAAACCCTGGGAGGAGCGTAGCGGTGAAAAAAATAGCGTCGAAGCCGTTATCGCCCGAGCGACACGTGCCTTCAGTCAGATTCGCGACGGGTTGGTGTTCCCCTTCAATATGCCGGCGATTGTCGAGTTAGGTACTGCGACAGGTTTCGACTTTGAACTGATTGATCAGGGAGGGCTCGGCCACGATGCGTTAACAAAAGCGCGTAATCAACTCCTGGGTATGGTCGCACAGCATCCTGATCTGTTAGTGCGCGTACGCCCTAACGGGCTGGAAGACACGCCACAGTTCAAGCTGGATGTCGATCAAGAAAAAGCGCAGGCGCTCGGGGTTTCGCTGTCTGATATCAACGAAACCATCTCCGCGGCGTTGGGCGGCTATTACGTTAACGACTTTATCGATCGTGGACGAGTAAAAAAAGTATACGTTCAGGCTGACGCTCAGTTCCGCATGCTGCCGGAAGATATCAACAATCTCTATGTACGCAGCGCCAATGGCGAGATGGTCCCCTTCTCTACCTTTAGCTCAGCACGGTGGATTTATGGTTCGCCACGCCTGGAGCGCTATAACGGAATGCCATCAATGGAACTGCTCGGAGAAGCAGCGCCCGGAAGAAGTACCGGTGAAGCAATGGCGTTAATGGAAAACCTGGCTTCACGGTTGCCAAACGGTATTGGCTATGACTGGACAGGTATGTCGTATCAGGAACGGTTGTCAGGTAACCAGGCGCCAGCGCTATACGCAATCTCACTCATCGTCGTTTTCCTCTGCCTTGCCGCACTGTATGAAAGCTGGTCAATTCCGTTCTCGGTAATGCTGGTCGTACCGCTCGGCGTGGTTGGCGCTCTGCTTGCAGCATCATTGCGCGGTTTGAACAATGACGTTTACTTCCAGGTTGGTTTGTTAACCACTATTGGCCTTTCTGCTAAAAACGCCATCCTGATTGTCGAGTTCGCCAAAGATCTCATGGAGAAAGAAGGGCGTGGATTGATTGAAGCGACGCTGGAAGCATCCCGTATGCGTTTACGTCCTATTCTAATGACCTCGCTGGCCTTTATTCTTGGGGTAATGCCGTTAGTTATCAGTCGTGGCGCAGGTAGTGGGGCACAGAACGCAGTAGGCACAGGGGTTATGGGAGGAATGTTAACCGCAACCTTATTAGCTATCTTCTTCGTGCCAGTATTCTTTGTTGTTGTAAAACGCCGATTCAATCGCCATCACGATTAA